From the Vibrio alginolyticus NBRC 15630 = ATCC 17749 genome, one window contains:
- a CDS encoding nucleotidyltransferase family protein, which translates to MSLPVIDPKQPFQPEFAPLIREVTACLKGGLGQNLHSVYVYGSVARKTAIAGKSNLDLVVVTQSSFEHNRATLLNTIKWRAQQSYPHVNGVSVRTALVSEVANLDSIFTWGFMLKHCCVCVYGDDLADCFGDYVPSWEIAKHWNMDVEDWITAYRKKIVQAKTIEEQVAAQRVIAKKLLRASYSLVMYRDKRWFDDPVECGKVFLTYHPEKQLEIERLEILLSGRGIPKRSVIGLIDAFGDWLAKQYQKTEFRIG; encoded by the coding sequence ATGTCTCTGCCTGTTATCGATCCTAAACAACCATTTCAACCAGAGTTTGCGCCTTTAATTAGGGAAGTCACCGCTTGTCTCAAAGGTGGACTGGGGCAAAACTTACACAGCGTTTATGTATACGGTAGTGTTGCTCGTAAAACAGCGATCGCAGGGAAGTCGAACTTAGACCTGGTTGTCGTTACTCAATCATCCTTTGAGCACAATCGCGCGACTTTGCTCAACACAATTAAGTGGCGTGCGCAGCAGAGTTACCCTCACGTTAATGGTGTATCGGTCCGTACAGCCTTAGTGAGCGAAGTAGCTAATTTAGATAGTATTTTCACTTGGGGCTTTATGCTTAAGCATTGCTGTGTCTGTGTTTATGGTGATGATCTAGCAGACTGTTTTGGTGATTACGTCCCAAGTTGGGAAATTGCTAAGCACTGGAATATGGATGTGGAAGATTGGATTACGGCTTATCGCAAAAAAATCGTACAAGCGAAGACGATAGAAGAGCAGGTGGCCGCCCAGCGCGTGATTGCTAAAAAGTTACTAAGAGCGTCATACTCTTTGGTGATGTATCGAGATAAACGTTGGTTTGATGACCCCGTAGAGTGTGGCAAGGTATTCTTAACTTATCATCCTGAAAAGCAGCTTGAGATCGAGCGGCTAGAAATTTTACTTTCTGGCCGGGGTATTCCCAAGCGTTCTGTTATCGGGCTAATTGATGCGTTTGGTGATTGGTTAGCAAAACAGTACCAGAAAACAGAGTTTCGTATCGGCTAA
- a CDS encoding DNA polymerase II: MNIQQGFLLTRQARDIKGQTQIELWLSTEAGPTQLLINGEKPVFFIAQKHSEQAKTLAREKNIFVDIRLLDLKTFEHTPLAACYTNVTRDALALKDTFAQKDITTYESDIRLADRYLMERFIKGSIEFTGNVTRTNGYQRVQSAKCRAGQYEPKLNVVSLDLECSEKGILYSIGLDSIMDSRVIMIGEPEPSETPIQWVKDEKALLEALIVWFKQFDPDVIVGWNVIDFDFRLLHKRAEWHNMKLMLGRADQASFFRSSSQSQQGFISIPGRVVMDGIDTLKTATYHFRSWSLESVSQELLGEGKEIHNVHDRMDEINRMYRSDKPSLAKYNLQDCVLVNKIFNHTHLLDFAIERSRLTGVELDRVGGSVAAFTNLYMPQIHRAGYVAPNLHPENWIASPGGYVMDSIPNLYDSVLVLDFKSLYPSIIRSFLIDPMGLVEGLLLDIGKEENQAVPGFRGGQFHRTKHFLPEMIEKLWAARDVAKKNNEKAFSQAIKIIMNSFYGVLGSSGCRFFDTRLASSITMRGHEIMKQTKVLIEEQGYQVIYGDTDSTFVSLNRPYSQVEADAVGNQLVDYINSWWQEHLRSEYNLTSMLEIEYETHYRRFLMPTIRGAETGSKKRYAGLIGEGEQERIVFKGLESARTDWTSLAQKFQNTLYSMIFHGEDPSDYVREMVEKTNNGEFDEQLVYQKRLRRKLHEYQKNVPPQVRAARLADEINAKLGRPLQYQNKGRIEYIITVNGPEPYEYLNSPIDYQHYIDKQLKPVADAILPFIGTDFDRLSAPQMGLF, encoded by the coding sequence TTGAATATTCAACAAGGCTTCCTGCTAACTCGACAGGCACGAGACATCAAAGGTCAAACTCAAATCGAGCTGTGGCTTTCGACAGAAGCAGGTCCTACTCAGTTACTTATTAATGGTGAGAAGCCAGTATTTTTCATCGCTCAGAAACACTCAGAGCAAGCAAAGACACTCGCACGAGAAAAAAACATATTCGTCGACATCCGCCTTTTGGATCTCAAAACGTTTGAACATACTCCTCTTGCTGCCTGCTATACCAATGTAACCAGAGACGCTCTCGCACTCAAAGACACATTCGCTCAAAAAGATATCACTACGTATGAAAGTGATATTCGCCTCGCCGATCGCTACCTAATGGAGCGTTTTATCAAAGGCAGTATCGAGTTTACAGGCAATGTGACTCGCACCAATGGCTACCAACGCGTCCAGAGCGCAAAATGCCGTGCGGGGCAATATGAGCCGAAGTTAAACGTTGTCTCGTTAGATCTAGAATGCTCTGAGAAAGGCATTCTTTACTCAATCGGATTAGACAGCATCATGGATTCCCGCGTTATCATGATCGGAGAACCAGAACCTTCGGAGACACCGATACAATGGGTTAAGGATGAAAAAGCGCTTCTAGAAGCACTCATCGTTTGGTTTAAACAATTCGACCCCGATGTCATTGTCGGTTGGAACGTCATTGATTTTGACTTTCGTCTGCTACACAAACGAGCAGAATGGCACAACATGAAGCTAATGCTTGGTAGAGCAGACCAAGCCAGCTTTTTCAGAAGTTCATCTCAAAGCCAACAAGGGTTTATTTCCATTCCAGGGCGAGTTGTAATGGACGGTATCGATACGTTAAAAACGGCGACTTATCACTTTCGGTCTTGGTCATTAGAGTCTGTATCTCAAGAACTCTTAGGGGAAGGGAAAGAAATCCACAACGTTCATGACCGCATGGATGAGATCAATCGTATGTACCGCTCCGACAAACCATCGCTGGCTAAATATAATTTACAAGACTGCGTGTTAGTGAATAAGATTTTCAATCACACTCACCTGCTCGACTTTGCAATAGAGCGCTCTCGTCTCACTGGTGTCGAACTGGATCGTGTCGGCGGTTCGGTTGCAGCATTCACAAACCTATACATGCCTCAGATACACCGAGCAGGCTACGTTGCTCCGAACCTACACCCTGAAAATTGGATTGCCAGCCCCGGCGGTTACGTGATGGACTCCATCCCTAACCTATATGATTCTGTTTTAGTATTGGATTTTAAGAGTCTATATCCATCGATTATTCGCTCTTTCTTGATTGATCCTATGGGTTTAGTTGAGGGGTTATTGCTCGATATTGGAAAAGAAGAAAATCAGGCTGTACCTGGCTTTCGCGGTGGGCAGTTCCATCGTACGAAACACTTTTTACCAGAAATGATTGAAAAGCTTTGGGCAGCACGTGATGTGGCAAAGAAGAACAATGAAAAAGCTTTTTCTCAGGCAATCAAAATCATCATGAACTCCTTTTATGGCGTACTGGGCTCATCGGGATGTCGTTTCTTTGATACTCGGTTAGCTTCTAGTATTACCATGCGCGGACATGAAATCATGAAGCAAACTAAGGTGCTGATTGAGGAGCAAGGATATCAAGTGATTTACGGCGATACGGATTCCACATTCGTGTCGTTGAATCGACCATACAGTCAAGTAGAAGCTGACGCTGTTGGAAATCAATTAGTTGATTACATCAACTCTTGGTGGCAAGAACACCTGCGTTCTGAGTACAACCTAACATCTATGTTGGAAATCGAGTATGAAACCCATTATCGCAGATTCCTTATGCCAACGATTCGTGGCGCAGAAACTGGCTCGAAAAAGCGCTATGCGGGTTTAATCGGTGAAGGAGAGCAAGAACGGATTGTATTTAAAGGGTTAGAAAGTGCCCGTACTGACTGGACCTCGTTAGCACAGAAATTTCAAAATACACTCTATAGCATGATTTTCCATGGTGAAGATCCAAGCGACTATGTCCGAGAGATGGTTGAGAAAACTAACAACGGTGAATTTGATGAACAGTTGGTGTATCAAAAGCGACTGCGAAGAAAACTGCATGAGTATCAGAAGAACGTCCCGCCACAAGTGCGTGCAGCTCGTTTAGCCGATGAGATAAATGCCAAGCTTGGCCGCCCATTACAGTATCAAAACAAAGGACGAATTGAATACATTATTACCGTGAACGGTCCTGAACCTTATGAGTACCTCAATAGCCCGATTGATTATCAACATTACATTGATAAACAACTCAAACCCGTTGCAGATGCGATTCTCCCTTTCATTGGGACGGATTTTGACAGGCTTTCAGCGCCACAAATGGGGTTGTTTTAG